One genomic region from Reichenbachiella ulvae encodes:
- a CDS encoding DUF4382 domain-containing protein, protein MNIRKTLKPVALFALAVGILASCDSEKQSARIQISLVDAPGDYDAVMIDIEDILVNTSSDESDESGWQSLDTAEPGIYDLLKLTNGEEAFLGEVELPEGQLGQVRLLLGDENTLVIDGEETALTVPSGSQSGLKLNVSAEITGGVTYKLILDFDVDKSVVKAGNSGKYNLKPVIRAEMEAQTGAISGTVAPLEIGSTVYAIIGEDTIASTVPDETGEFLLRALDAETYSVSAAPEEGSGYDGATVDGVAVVIGEVTDAGELTMTETVVEEETPTEEAGE, encoded by the coding sequence ATGAATATTAGGAAAACATTGAAACCAGTTGCACTTTTTGCTTTGGCTGTTGGTATTTTGGCTTCATGTGACAGTGAAAAACAAAGTGCCAGAATTCAAATCAGCCTTGTAGATGCCCCTGGCGATTACGATGCAGTGATGATTGATATTGAAGATATCCTTGTCAACACTAGCTCGGATGAATCAGACGAATCAGGATGGCAATCATTAGACACAGCAGAGCCTGGAATTTATGATCTGCTTAAATTAACCAATGGTGAGGAAGCCTTCTTAGGAGAAGTCGAGTTACCAGAAGGCCAACTAGGTCAGGTAAGATTACTATTGGGTGATGAGAACACATTAGTGATTGATGGAGAAGAAACCGCTCTAACCGTACCATCAGGAAGCCAGAGTGGATTGAAGCTGAACGTATCAGCAGAAATCACAGGCGGTGTTACTTACAAATTGATTTTAGACTTTGACGTTGACAAATCAGTGGTTAAAGCTGGAAATTCCGGAAAATATAACCTGAAGCCTGTGATTCGTGCTGAAATGGAAGCTCAAACTGGCGCGATCAGCGGTACAGTTGCTCCATTAGAAATAGGTTCTACTGTATATGCTATCATTGGTGAAGACACCATTGCTTCTACAGTTCCTGATGAAACTGGCGAATTTCTATTACGAGCATTGGACGCAGAAACTTACAGTGTTTCAGCAGCTCCAGAAGAAGGTAGTGGATATGATGGAGCTACTGTGGATGGTGTTGCTGTTGTAATTGGTGAGGTGACTGATGCAGGTGAACTGACCATGACAGAAACTGTCGTAGAAGAAGAAACTCCTACTGAAGAAGCAGGAGAATAA
- a CDS encoding peroxiredoxin, translating to MSNIRLGDEAPNFTAQSSEGEINFHEWLGDSWGILFSHPADYTPVCTTELGTAANYKAEFDKRNVKVVALSVDGVESHKGWIKDINETQNTTVNFPIIADEDRKVSELYGMIHPNADDKLTVRSVFLIGPDKKVKLTITYPASTGRNFDELLRVIDSLQLTAYHKVATPANWKAGEECVIVPAVTNEQADELFPKGYKEVKPYLRLTPQPNLN from the coding sequence ATGAGTAACATTAGACTTGGAGACGAAGCTCCAAACTTTACCGCGCAATCCTCAGAAGGAGAAATTAACTTTCACGAATGGCTAGGCGACAGTTGGGGTATATTATTTTCACACCCTGCTGACTATACGCCAGTATGTACCACCGAATTAGGTACAGCTGCTAATTATAAGGCCGAGTTTGACAAAAGAAATGTCAAAGTTGTAGCATTAAGTGTTGATGGAGTTGAATCCCACAAAGGTTGGATCAAGGACATCAACGAGACACAAAACACAACTGTCAATTTTCCAATCATAGCAGATGAAGATAGAAAGGTATCTGAATTGTATGGTATGATTCATCCGAATGCGGATGATAAACTGACAGTAAGATCTGTGTTTTTGATCGGCCCTGACAAGAAAGTGAAATTGACAATCACTTATCCAGCATCTACAGGTCGTAATTTCGACGAATTGCTACGTGTGATTGATTCGCTGCAATTGACAGCCTATCACAAAGTAGCTACTCCAGCCAACTGGAAGGCAGGGGAGGAATGTGTAATCGTACCTGCAGTGACGAATGAACAGGCAGATGAATTGTTTCCGAAGGGTTACAAGGAAGTGAAGCCGTATTTACGATTGACACCTCAGCCTAATTTGAATTAA
- the bioB gene encoding biotin synthase BioB: MIIRNDWTREEITEIYNTSVMDLVYRAATVHRAYHDPNEVQVCTLLSVKTGGCPEDCSYCPQAARYHTDVKVEKLMEVDTVIKAAAEAKEAGSTRFCMGAAWREVRNNRDFDKVIEMVKGVNGMGMEVCCTLGMLTEDQAEKLKDAGLYAYNHNLDTSEEHYDEIISTRTYDDRLDTIKNVRKAKISVCSGGIIGLGEKDEDRVGMLHTLATLEEHPESVPVNALVPVAGTPLEDQPRVSIWEMIRMIATARIIMPTSMVRLSAGRVRMTVEEQALCFLAGANSIFAGDKLLTTPNPEEDADKKMFQTLNLKPRASFKDQNEQTVDFKQIPEQEEA, translated from the coding sequence ATGATCATAAGAAACGATTGGACGAGAGAAGAAATCACCGAGATCTACAACACTTCAGTTATGGATTTGGTGTATCGAGCAGCCACTGTTCACAGAGCCTACCACGATCCTAACGAAGTTCAGGTTTGCACACTATTGTCTGTTAAAACTGGTGGATGTCCAGAGGATTGTTCCTACTGTCCACAAGCAGCTCGCTATCACACGGATGTGAAAGTAGAAAAGTTGATGGAAGTAGATACGGTTATCAAAGCAGCAGCAGAGGCAAAAGAAGCAGGAAGTACTCGTTTTTGTATGGGAGCTGCCTGGAGAGAAGTTCGAAACAATAGAGACTTTGACAAGGTTATAGAAATGGTCAAAGGAGTGAACGGTATGGGAATGGAAGTATGCTGTACTTTGGGAATGCTAACTGAAGATCAAGCCGAAAAGCTGAAAGATGCCGGTCTGTATGCATATAACCATAACTTGGACACTTCAGAAGAGCACTACGACGAAATCATTTCTACTCGTACTTATGATGATCGTCTGGATACAATCAAAAATGTTCGCAAGGCCAAAATCTCCGTTTGTTCTGGAGGTATTATTGGTTTAGGAGAAAAAGATGAAGACAGAGTGGGAATGTTGCACACGCTAGCTACGCTAGAAGAGCACCCAGAGTCTGTACCTGTCAATGCTTTGGTACCTGTAGCCGGTACTCCACTAGAGGATCAACCAAGAGTTTCGATTTGGGAAATGATCCGAATGATAGCAACTGCCAGAATCATCATGCCTACTTCTATGGTAAGATTATCTGCAGGACGAGTGAGAATGACCGTCGAGGAGCAAGCCCTTTGTTTTTTAGCCGGAGCTAATTCAATCTTTGCTGGAGACAAATTGTTGACCACTCCAAATCCAGAAGAAGATGCCGACAAGAAAATGTTCCAGACTTTGAATCTCAAGCCTAGAGCTTCTTTCAAAGATCAGAATGAACAAACAGTAGATTTCAAACAAATTCCAGAGCAAGAAGAGGCTTAA
- the sppA gene encoding signal peptide peptidase SppA: MSFIKSVLSTLVGLIIFSVVAGIFFIAMIAGFVAMSEEKVPEVTSNTVLTIPLSGLIMERVPEDPFKDLFPESSDNNMALLNTLAAIKYAKEDDNIKGIYLKHGGIGGGYSSFHEIRTALEDFKSSGKFIYSYAEYMSEANYYIASVADEIYVNPAGAMEFNGLSANVTFFKGLLDKLDIEAQIFRVGTYKSAVEPFFRKDLSEANREQMTSFINNIYDNYLKAVSQSRGIELEELHMISDQMKAREPEDALELKLITGVGYENEFIARMKEEMGLKEDDDIKTVSLGGYSKVVNDKYSSNKIAVIVAEGEIVSGKGDISQVGSEKFVKAIRDARESKRVKAVVIRVNSPGGSALASDVMWNEIMLTKKVKPVIASMSAVAASGGYYMAMPCDTIVAQPMTITGSIGIFGMIPNMGGFLENKLGITNDGVSTGQFSNLYRVSSALNDEEKQIIQNSVEEGYETFTSKAAEGRDMNIEDLKAVASGRVWTGEQAKEKGLVDVLGSYEDAVQLAADAADLGDDYMVSYYPALKSKWEEILGTMADEAEAKIMKTRYGILADQVEKVKQLESFKGIQARMPFELEIK, encoded by the coding sequence ATGTCTTTTATTAAATCAGTTTTATCAACCCTTGTCGGCCTGATCATTTTCAGTGTCGTCGCAGGCATCTTTTTCATCGCGATGATCGCAGGCTTTGTAGCCATGAGCGAAGAAAAAGTACCTGAAGTCACTTCCAACACTGTTTTAACCATCCCGTTGAGTGGATTGATCATGGAGCGAGTGCCAGAGGACCCTTTCAAAGATTTGTTTCCAGAGTCCTCAGACAATAACATGGCACTTCTAAACACGCTTGCTGCCATCAAATACGCAAAAGAAGACGACAACATCAAAGGCATCTACCTCAAACATGGAGGTATCGGAGGGGGCTACTCTTCTTTTCACGAAATCCGTACCGCACTCGAGGATTTCAAATCAAGTGGAAAATTTATTTATAGCTATGCGGAATACATGTCTGAAGCCAATTACTACATCGCATCTGTAGCAGACGAAATCTATGTAAATCCTGCCGGAGCGATGGAATTCAATGGTTTGAGTGCGAATGTTACTTTCTTCAAAGGCCTGCTGGACAAACTGGATATCGAAGCTCAAATCTTCAGAGTAGGTACTTATAAAAGCGCAGTTGAACCTTTCTTCAGAAAAGACCTCAGTGAGGCCAACCGTGAGCAAATGACCTCATTTATCAACAACATCTACGACAATTACCTCAAGGCTGTGAGTCAATCTCGAGGAATCGAGCTTGAAGAGCTTCACATGATATCTGATCAGATGAAAGCCAGAGAACCTGAAGATGCGCTTGAATTAAAACTGATCACAGGTGTAGGCTATGAAAATGAATTCATAGCCAGGATGAAGGAAGAAATGGGATTGAAGGAGGATGACGATATCAAGACGGTTAGCCTTGGAGGATATTCTAAAGTGGTCAATGATAAGTACTCCTCTAATAAAATAGCTGTGATCGTAGCTGAAGGCGAAATTGTATCTGGAAAAGGAGACATCAGTCAGGTTGGATCTGAAAAATTCGTAAAAGCGATTCGTGATGCCAGAGAAAGCAAAAGAGTTAAAGCGGTAGTGATTCGTGTCAACTCTCCTGGTGGGTCAGCTCTTGCTTCTGATGTCATGTGGAATGAAATCATGCTTACCAAGAAAGTAAAACCTGTCATTGCCAGTATGTCTGCGGTTGCAGCTTCTGGAGGCTATTACATGGCTATGCCTTGTGATACGATAGTCGCACAGCCTATGACCATTACAGGTTCCATCGGGATATTTGGTATGATTCCAAATATGGGTGGCTTTCTAGAAAACAAACTGGGCATCACTAATGATGGAGTAAGTACAGGTCAATTCTCTAACCTGTATCGGGTTTCGAGCGCATTGAATGATGAGGAAAAACAAATCATCCAAAACTCAGTGGAAGAAGGTTATGAAACCTTCACAAGCAAAGCGGCCGAAGGAAGAGACATGAACATCGAGGACCTAAAAGCAGTCGCCTCTGGAAGAGTCTGGACTGGCGAACAAGCCAAAGAAAAAGGCCTTGTAGATGTATTGGGCAGCTATGAGGATGCCGTTCAATTGGCTGCAGATGCAGCTGATCTTGGCGATGACTATATGGTCAGCTACTACCCTGCTCTCAAAAGCAAATGGGAAGAAATACTAGGCACAATGGCAGATGAGGCAGAAGCCAAAATCATGAAAACCCGATATGGCATCCTTGCAGATCAGGTCGAAAAGGTAAAACAACTAGAATCTTTCAAAGGTATTCAAGCTAGGATGCCATTTGAATTAGAAATTAAATAG
- the folK gene encoding 2-amino-4-hydroxy-6-hydroxymethyldihydropteridine diphosphokinase, whose protein sequence is MSTCYLLLGTNLGEKETNLRRAFESISTEIGPVITSSSIYFTSAWGKQDQDDFLNQVLKVETELPVIEVLRLCLTIEKEHGRVRYERWGTRLIDIDVLYFDDQVVNQSNLIIPHPEIQNRRFTLVPLVEIAADLVHPILQKTQSELLEICPDQLEVKAL, encoded by the coding sequence ATGAGTACATGCTACTTGCTTTTAGGAACCAACTTAGGTGAGAAGGAAACTAATTTGCGTCGCGCATTTGAATCTATTAGTACTGAAATTGGACCGGTTATTACATCATCTTCGATTTATTTTACTTCTGCCTGGGGCAAGCAAGATCAAGACGATTTTTTGAATCAAGTGCTCAAGGTTGAAACGGAATTGCCAGTCATAGAGGTCCTTCGTCTTTGTCTAACCATAGAAAAGGAACATGGAAGGGTGAGATACGAAAGGTGGGGCACTCGATTGATAGATATTGATGTGCTTTATTTTGATGATCAAGTCGTGAATCAAAGTAATCTCATCATTCCTCATCCTGAGATACAAAATAGAAGATTCACCTTAGTACCCTTGGTGGAAATTGCGGCTGATTTGGTTCATCCCATTTTGCAAAAAACTCAGAGCGAGTTGCTCGAAATCTGTCCCGATCAATTAGAAGTGAAAGCCTTATAA
- a CDS encoding sulfite exporter TauE/SafE family protein translates to MEYYHYLLVFGVGILVGFINVMAGGGSLLTLPVLIFMGLPAPVANGTNRIGIFMQNIFAVRGFKSKGVSAFPFAIWLSVTSLIGAVIGAKVAIDISEELFNRILAIVMVVVLLMTVFGTAKPREFTDEDLSPKKRWTSIILFFFIGIYGGFIHAGIGFVIMATLSLVNKMNLVKVNSIKVFVALVYTFFSLVVFIWEGQVDWLLGLILGSGTAIGGWFASRWSVDKGEKWVRYFLVVAVSGMAIKLWFFT, encoded by the coding sequence ATGGAGTATTATCACTATTTACTCGTATTTGGAGTGGGGATCCTTGTTGGTTTTATCAATGTGATGGCCGGTGGAGGTTCACTATTGACCCTTCCTGTATTGATCTTTATGGGCTTGCCTGCGCCAGTAGCTAATGGTACCAATCGCATTGGGATATTCATGCAAAATATTTTTGCTGTTCGCGGATTTAAGAGCAAAGGAGTTTCAGCCTTTCCTTTTGCGATATGGTTGTCTGTGACCTCATTGATTGGGGCAGTGATTGGGGCAAAGGTGGCCATAGATATAAGCGAGGAACTTTTTAATCGTATTCTGGCTATCGTAATGGTGGTGGTTTTGTTGATGACGGTTTTTGGGACGGCCAAGCCTAGAGAATTTACCGATGAAGACCTATCACCAAAGAAACGCTGGACCAGCATCATTCTCTTTTTCTTCATTGGGATTTATGGAGGGTTTATTCATGCTGGAATTGGTTTTGTGATCATGGCTACTCTGAGTTTAGTCAACAAAATGAATCTGGTGAAAGTGAACAGCATCAAAGTTTTTGTAGCACTGGTGTATACTTTTTTCTCATTGGTTGTTTTCATTTGGGAAGGGCAGGTAGATTGGCTTTTGGGTCTGATACTGGGTTCAGGAACTGCAATCGGTGGGTGGTTTGCCAGTCGATGGAGTGTGGACAAAGGAGAGAAGTGGGTGCGATATTTTTTGGTTGTGGCAGTTTCCGGGATGGCTATCAAGCTTTGGTTTTTTACCTGA
- a CDS encoding YfhO family protein, with the protein MKHFDFKKDILPHLAAIAIFLIVTIVFYSPVFLENKALPQHDIMQWKGSAQELEEFREQTGEEGLWTNSMFGGMPGYLINVEFSGELTKEIHKLISFYLPHPTGIILIAFISCYVMLLVFGVRSWLAVAGALTFGLTAFNIISIGAGHNSKVTAVAYMPLVLAGVHAAFTNRKWLGFVLTALGLALQLRVNHLQITYYLMIMVLVYGLFQLIQAIQEKKIADFAKTVGILVVAVIISLGANTGRLWTIMEYSPYSMRGKSELTSQGGGEKTGLEKDYAFQYSNGIMEPLVLFIPNFFGGSSQQDLGKNSNLEKALRKQGMSGQQLQQQVENAPAYWGDQPLTAPYYAGAIVVFLFVLSLFFLERKHTLWVMVLVGLSIVLSWGDNFQTFNYLIFDYLPGYNKFRSVTFVIIIAIVAMIISGFSGLEKLLSLDWNKETQKKFFIAMGITGGFALLAALFAGIGSYRGAIDARLASYPDWYLQALREDRASLLRVDAFRSLFFVVATAAVIWFVQLDKLKKSLGMGVIILLILIDMMGVSKRFLNSDSFVRESKADEFVATEADQRILKDQDPDYRVLNLMNPFNDAKTSYFHKSVGGYHGAKMRRYQDLIEREISPEVSEVIAGLQEGKFDFENADVLNMLNTKYFKAGESARAAIANPSANGNAWFVSEIIKVNNANEEIAAISTFDSKEEAVVDVSSFEVSEIVNDSTSKISLTSYAPNELVYQSSSNKAGLAVFSEIYYPEGWKATIDGEEVKILRANYVLRALEVPAGEHKIVFTFAPSSYRIGNTITWVFNVLLILSCLGYVGYAFVGKSKE; encoded by the coding sequence ATGAAGCATTTTGATTTTAAAAAGGATATTCTTCCTCACCTGGCTGCAATAGCCATTTTTCTGATAGTGACTATCGTTTTTTATTCACCTGTTTTTTTGGAAAACAAGGCACTTCCTCAGCATGATATTATGCAGTGGAAGGGGAGTGCGCAAGAACTAGAAGAGTTTCGTGAACAAACGGGTGAAGAGGGACTTTGGACCAACTCCATGTTTGGGGGGATGCCCGGGTATCTAATCAATGTCGAGTTTTCGGGAGAGCTGACCAAGGAAATTCATAAGCTGATTTCTTTTTATCTCCCACATCCAACAGGGATCATCTTGATAGCCTTTATTTCATGTTATGTCATGTTGTTGGTCTTTGGCGTCAGGTCATGGCTCGCTGTGGCAGGTGCATTGACTTTTGGTTTGACGGCTTTTAATATCATATCCATTGGCGCTGGACATAATTCTAAAGTCACGGCAGTTGCTTACATGCCATTAGTGCTGGCGGGTGTTCATGCGGCATTTACCAATCGAAAATGGTTGGGCTTTGTATTGACGGCTTTGGGTTTAGCCTTGCAGCTACGTGTCAATCACTTGCAAATCACCTATTATCTAATGATCATGGTGTTGGTTTATGGCCTTTTCCAGTTGATTCAAGCCATTCAAGAAAAGAAAATTGCTGATTTTGCTAAAACTGTAGGGATCCTTGTCGTTGCTGTAATAATCTCATTGGGGGCCAATACGGGTAGGCTTTGGACGATCATGGAATATAGTCCATACTCGATGCGAGGAAAGTCTGAATTGACCAGTCAAGGTGGAGGAGAAAAGACAGGTTTGGAAAAGGATTATGCTTTCCAATATAGCAACGGTATCATGGAACCGTTGGTGCTTTTTATTCCCAATTTTTTCGGAGGGTCCTCACAACAGGATTTAGGGAAGAATTCCAATCTGGAGAAGGCATTAAGAAAACAAGGGATGAGTGGCCAGCAGTTGCAGCAACAGGTCGAAAATGCACCCGCTTATTGGGGTGATCAACCTTTGACTGCACCTTATTATGCTGGGGCGATTGTGGTGTTTCTTTTTGTTTTGAGTCTGTTCTTTCTAGAAAGAAAGCATACGCTTTGGGTCATGGTGCTAGTAGGACTTTCGATTGTACTGAGTTGGGGGGACAATTTCCAAACTTTCAACTACCTCATTTTCGATTATTTGCCTGGTTACAACAAGTTTCGATCTGTTACTTTCGTTATCATCATTGCCATCGTGGCTATGATCATTTCTGGTTTTTCTGGATTAGAAAAATTATTGAGTCTGGATTGGAATAAGGAGACGCAAAAGAAATTTTTCATTGCCATGGGTATAACTGGTGGTTTTGCTTTGCTAGCAGCGCTGTTTGCAGGTATTGGATCATACAGGGGAGCTATCGATGCACGATTGGCTTCTTATCCTGATTGGTATTTGCAAGCCTTGAGAGAGGATAGAGCATCTCTTTTGAGAGTAGATGCCTTTCGATCGTTGTTCTTTGTAGTCGCTACAGCAGCCGTGATCTGGTTTGTGCAATTGGATAAGCTGAAAAAATCGCTGGGAATGGGAGTGATCATCCTGCTGATATTGATAGATATGATGGGAGTGAGCAAGCGTTTTTTGAACAGTGATAGCTTTGTCCGGGAATCAAAAGCGGATGAGTTTGTAGCTACTGAGGCAGATCAGCGCATTTTAAAGGATCAGGATCCGGATTACCGAGTATTGAATTTGATGAACCCTTTTAACGATGCTAAGACATCCTATTTCCACAAATCGGTGGGAGGTTATCATGGGGCAAAAATGCGTAGGTATCAGGATTTGATAGAGCGAGAAATATCACCGGAGGTATCAGAGGTGATTGCAGGTTTACAAGAAGGGAAATTTGATTTCGAAAATGCTGATGTGCTCAATATGCTCAATACCAAATATTTCAAGGCAGGTGAATCAGCTAGAGCAGCTATCGCGAACCCATCTGCCAATGGCAATGCCTGGTTTGTCTCTGAAATCATAAAAGTGAATAATGCCAATGAGGAAATCGCTGCTATTTCTACTTTCGACTCGAAAGAAGAAGCAGTAGTCGACGTGTCGTCGTTTGAAGTCTCGGAAATAGTGAATGACAGCACTTCAAAAATCTCATTGACATCCTATGCACCAAATGAGTTGGTATATCAATCCAGTAGTAATAAAGCTGGCTTAGCTGTCTTTTCTGAAATTTACTATCCCGAAGGCTGGAAGGCAACGATCGATGGTGAGGAAGTAAAGATATTGCGTGCTAATTATGTGCTTCGTGCACTCGAAGTACCAGCTGGGGAACACAAAATTGTTTTCACCTTTGCCCCATCATCTTACCGTATAGGTAATACGATTACCTGGGTGTTTAATGTGCTGCTTATTCTTTCCTGTTTAGGATATGTTGGCTATGCTTTTGTGGGAAAGAGTAAGGAATAA
- a CDS encoding class I SAM-dependent methyltransferase produces MSEQFIGEYIQKSSERYQKTIAFLSDKIDKEESILDLGPSNPLSDQIKSLGYDIQNTALGLDLDLDNQSVIDSKCDVLTAFEIFEHLVSPFPILKETKAKKLIASVPLRLWFSTAYWNEKDPFDRHYHEFEPRQFDMLLDKAGWKILDSQKWVDKANKIGLRPILRRFVPRHYIVYCERK; encoded by the coding sequence ATGTCCGAACAGTTTATCGGGGAATACATTCAAAAATCCTCTGAGAGGTATCAAAAAACCATCGCTTTTCTTTCTGACAAAATTGACAAGGAAGAAAGCATCTTGGACTTAGGCCCTTCAAATCCTCTTTCAGATCAAATAAAATCTTTAGGGTACGACATTCAAAACACTGCCTTGGGATTAGACCTTGATCTGGACAATCAATCGGTAATCGATTCGAAATGTGATGTATTGACTGCTTTTGAAATCTTTGAGCATCTGGTTTCTCCTTTTCCAATTTTAAAGGAAACCAAAGCAAAAAAACTAATTGCATCGGTTCCATTAAGACTATGGTTTTCAACTGCCTACTGGAATGAAAAAGACCCTTTTGACAGGCACTATCACGAATTCGAACCCAGACAATTCGATATGCTTTTAGACAAAGCAGGATGGAAAATACTGGACTCCCAAAAGTGGGTGGATAAGGCAAACAAAATTGGCCTTAGACCTATTTTGAGAAGATTTGTTCCAAGGCATTACATCGTCTACTGCGAACGCAAATAG
- the wecB gene encoding non-hydrolyzing UDP-N-acetylglucosamine 2-epimerase gives MHIVIIAGARPNFMKIAPIIREINARISKGENFSYDLVHTGQHYDKKMSDTFFEELQIPEPDINLQVGSGTHAQQTAQIMVKFEEFLLQKPETNLVLVVGDINSTVACSLVAKKLNHKVAHVEAGLRSYDLEMPEEINRMVTDSISDYFFTTTEDASKILLSEGKNSDNVHFVGNTMIDTLAYNLDKLTPPDFLEEKGIAPGEFFLLTLHRPSNVDSFDHLIDQLKSIDEFVKDKKVVFPIHPRTLNSLKERDHSFQNIELVEPQGYLNFIYLLKNSLAIITDSGGIQEESTFLKVPCLTLRLNTERPETITIGSNILIGNDMELLKKSIEQILAKQWKESKIPDKWDGKTAERIIDVLKSKF, from the coding sequence ATGCACATAGTCATTATAGCAGGTGCCAGACCTAATTTTATGAAAATCGCCCCCATAATCAGAGAGATTAACGCTCGAATTAGTAAAGGCGAAAACTTCAGTTATGATTTAGTTCACACGGGCCAGCATTATGACAAAAAAATGAGCGATACATTTTTTGAGGAATTACAAATTCCCGAACCTGACATCAATTTGCAGGTAGGGTCTGGGACACACGCCCAGCAAACAGCTCAAATCATGGTCAAATTTGAAGAATTTCTTCTTCAAAAGCCTGAAACTAATTTGGTACTAGTGGTTGGTGATATCAACTCCACAGTGGCTTGCTCTCTGGTTGCAAAGAAATTGAACCATAAGGTAGCGCACGTGGAAGCAGGATTAAGATCCTACGATCTAGAAATGCCAGAAGAGATCAATAGAATGGTTACAGATTCCATCTCGGATTATTTCTTCACTACTACAGAGGACGCTAGCAAGATCTTACTTAGCGAAGGAAAGAATAGCGATAACGTTCATTTTGTAGGAAATACGATGATCGACACCCTGGCATATAATCTAGACAAACTAACTCCTCCAGACTTTTTAGAAGAGAAGGGAATTGCTCCAGGAGAGTTCTTTTTATTAACACTCCACCGCCCTTCTAATGTGGATTCATTTGATCATCTGATCGATCAGCTTAAGTCTATTGATGAGTTTGTAAAAGACAAAAAAGTCGTTTTCCCAATCCACCCAAGAACTCTTAACTCACTTAAAGAGAGGGATCATTCTTTTCAAAATATCGAACTTGTAGAACCTCAGGGATACCTTAATTTCATTTATCTATTAAAGAACAGTCTGGCCATCATCACTGATTCGGGTGGGATTCAGGAAGAATCGACCTTCTTGAAGGTACCATGTCTAACTCTTAGACTAAACACAGAGAGACCCGAGACCATTACCATCGGCTCTAACATTTTAATTGGAAACGATATGGAATTGCTCAAAAAGTCCATAGAGCAGATTTTAGCCAAACAATGGAAGGAGTCAAAAATTCCCGATAAATGGGATGGAAAAACTGCCGAGCGTATAATTGATGTTTTAAAAAGTAAATTTTAA